One window from the genome of Streptomyces sp. NBC_01476 encodes:
- a CDS encoding GNAT family N-acetyltransferase, with protein sequence MSDLVIRPLTTGESTLFNSLPATSLVGRALLGLRFATLDAGGEFRPEWSWVALRGGMVAARAAWWGKPGDTKPLALDWFDFAPGESAAAAALLRTADISAEYDLLLPYGWREQPAVRAEAEARMAAAEAGGLRKLVERYRYTWQAGRDPLPPRTGRLICRPEPDDAAFRAVLARVMTGTLDAHDRRMLDEHGLEAALDEAIGFLDWLTSAAEWRRVAYTAQGEVAGVHVPAKNPGGFCVGFIAVVPEQRGHGYSYDLLVECTHDLVERGAEEVAAATDQENFPMAANFAKAGYPITQERVNFV encoded by the coding sequence CTGTCGGACCTGGTCATCCGCCCGCTCACCACGGGTGAGTCCACCCTCTTCAACTCCCTTCCTGCCACCTCCCTGGTGGGCCGCGCACTGCTCGGCCTGCGGTTCGCGACCCTCGACGCGGGCGGTGAGTTCCGTCCCGAGTGGTCCTGGGTCGCCCTGCGCGGCGGCATGGTGGCCGCGCGCGCCGCGTGGTGGGGCAAGCCCGGGGACACCAAGCCGCTCGCCCTGGACTGGTTCGACTTCGCGCCCGGCGAGTCGGCCGCGGCCGCCGCACTGCTGCGCACCGCGGACATCAGCGCCGAGTACGACCTGCTGCTGCCGTACGGCTGGCGGGAGCAGCCCGCGGTGCGCGCCGAAGCCGAGGCCCGGATGGCGGCGGCCGAAGCCGGCGGCCTGCGCAAGCTGGTCGAGCGGTACCGCTACACCTGGCAGGCCGGCCGCGACCCGCTGCCGCCCCGCACCGGCCGGCTGATCTGCCGGCCCGAACCCGACGACGCCGCCTTCCGGGCGGTGCTGGCCCGCGTCATGACCGGCACCCTGGACGCCCACGACCGGCGGATGCTGGACGAGCACGGCCTGGAGGCGGCGCTCGACGAGGCGATCGGCTTCCTCGACTGGCTGACCTCCGCGGCCGAGTGGCGGCGGGTCGCGTACACCGCGCAGGGCGAGGTGGCGGGCGTGCACGTCCCGGCGAAGAACCCCGGCGGGTTCTGTGTCGGGTTCATCGCGGTGGTGCCCGAGCAGCGCGGGCACGGCTACTCCTACGACCTGCTGGTGGAGTGCACCCACGATCTGGTGGAGCGGGGTGCTGAGGAGGTCGCTGCGGCTACTGATCAGGAGAATTTCCCGATGGCGGCGAACTTCGCGAAAGCGGGGTATCCGATCACTCAGGAGCGTGTGAACTTCGTCTGA
- a CDS encoding CGNR zinc finger domain-containing protein, which produces MAPKTTAPQRREAAIPQVAVAVVDLLNSRPYANLGDKLDDPRTAAAVLRPFGAHPVEGSGAADRLEAARAIRSDLLALVAAADPADRAHHWAALSGRIAAVTFRQEFTGPGRVDLRQTDGDPVVGGIVQAVAALVAADNWTRIRLCANEECHEAFYDTSRSRTRRWHSYEVCGNRTNVAAYRVRHQQS; this is translated from the coding sequence ATGGCACCGAAGACCACGGCACCCCAGCGGCGCGAAGCGGCCATACCCCAGGTCGCGGTCGCCGTGGTGGACCTGCTCAACTCACGGCCGTACGCCAACCTCGGTGACAAGCTCGACGACCCGCGGACGGCCGCGGCCGTCCTGCGCCCCTTCGGCGCCCACCCGGTGGAGGGTTCCGGCGCAGCGGACCGGCTGGAGGCGGCGCGCGCGATCCGCTCGGACCTGCTGGCACTGGTGGCCGCGGCCGACCCCGCGGACCGGGCGCACCACTGGGCGGCGCTGTCCGGCCGTATCGCGGCGGTCACCTTCCGGCAGGAGTTCACCGGCCCCGGCCGGGTGGACCTGCGGCAGACCGATGGTGACCCGGTCGTCGGCGGCATCGTGCAGGCGGTCGCCGCCCTGGTCGCCGCGGACAACTGGACGCGGATCCGGCTCTGCGCCAACGAGGAGTGCCACGAGGCGTTCTACGACACCTCCCGCAGCCGCACCCGGCGCTGGCACTCCTACGAGGTCTGCGGCAACCGCACCAACGTCGCCGCCTACCGGGTCCGCCACCAGCAGTCCTGA
- the treY gene encoding malto-oligosyltrehalose synthase, translating to MTAHPVTPGSTYRVQLQPGFTFADTAAALPYLAELGVTHLHLSPVLTAVPGSTHGYDVVDHTRVRGELGGEEGLRELSRAAREQGLGLILDIVPNHMAVPAPEYLNAPLWQTLREGPGSPYASWFDIEWDALDGKVLLPVLGEPLPDALGSLSVVNDEAAGEPVLAYYEHRFPLRPGTGELPLPELVEAQHYRLAYWRAARTELNYRRFFTISELIAVRVERPEVFEATHATVLRLLRDGVVDGLRIDHPDGLADPAGYLRRLAAASGGRWTVVEKILQRDERLPADWECAGTTGYDALDRVDGLFTDPAGAAEVAGFYRDFTGVGDETGGRWAPTVRRAAHRVVSLDLATEVARLRRAAEQARGAVPGSPPYGPELLADAIRALLVQIPVYRPYVVPGTPATDLDTAMLEQAAAQARRESAPELAPAVDFVRDLALGRAAGAAADDFVPRFAQVASALHAKSVEDAAFYRYVPLLSLCEVGRDPGEPATTPAEFHAYCERMRRERPATGTVLSTHDTKRSADLRLRLAVLTELPGAWREWLEAPAGGAEAPDRHTEYTVRQTGVGLGSCPPDRLVPAALKSVREAGLHTTWTEQDGAYEKAVADFTEQGPCTAGAGGVVTFVRSLARYESANSLGAALLHLTMPGVPDVYQGTELPVYTLVDPDNRAPMGSPDAGLLRELLAGRAPGSFAEEKLRLTAVALRLRRDHPHWYGPDAGYEPLAAAGPAAGHCVAFVRGGGALTAVTRLSRRLEEAGGWRDTVLPLPPGRWQDRLGGGAYEGRVPLADLFAHSPVALLTAVSGS from the coding sequence ATGACCGCACATCCCGTGACGCCCGGCTCGACCTACCGGGTGCAGCTGCAGCCCGGCTTCACCTTCGCCGACACCGCGGCCGCGCTGCCGTACCTGGCCGAACTGGGCGTCACCCATCTGCATCTGTCCCCGGTGCTGACCGCGGTGCCCGGCTCCACGCACGGCTACGACGTGGTGGACCACACCCGGGTCCGCGGCGAACTGGGCGGCGAGGAGGGCCTGCGCGAACTCTCCCGCGCCGCCCGGGAGCAGGGCCTGGGCCTGATCCTGGACATCGTGCCCAACCACATGGCGGTGCCGGCCCCGGAGTACCTCAACGCCCCGCTCTGGCAGACGCTGCGCGAGGGGCCGGGCTCGCCGTACGCCTCCTGGTTCGACATCGAGTGGGACGCGCTCGACGGCAAGGTGCTGCTGCCGGTGCTCGGCGAGCCGCTGCCGGACGCGCTGGGCAGTCTGTCGGTGGTGAACGACGAGGCGGCCGGCGAACCGGTGCTCGCCTACTACGAGCACCGCTTCCCGCTGCGGCCCGGCACCGGGGAACTGCCGCTGCCGGAACTGGTCGAGGCCCAGCACTACCGGCTCGCGTACTGGCGGGCCGCCCGCACCGAGCTGAACTACCGCCGTTTCTTCACCATCTCCGAGCTGATCGCGGTCCGCGTCGAGCGCCCGGAGGTCTTCGAGGCCACCCACGCCACGGTGCTGCGGCTGCTGCGTGACGGTGTGGTGGACGGCCTGCGGATCGACCACCCGGACGGTCTCGCCGACCCCGCGGGCTATCTGCGGCGGCTGGCGGCGGCGAGCGGCGGGCGCTGGACGGTGGTGGAGAAGATCCTCCAGCGCGACGAGCGGCTGCCGGCGGACTGGGAGTGCGCGGGCACCACCGGATACGACGCGCTGGACCGCGTCGACGGGCTGTTCACCGACCCGGCGGGTGCGGCCGAGGTGGCCGGCTTCTACCGGGACTTCACCGGCGTCGGGGACGAGACCGGCGGGCGCTGGGCACCGACCGTCCGCCGGGCCGCCCACCGGGTGGTGTCGCTCGACCTGGCCACCGAAGTGGCCAGGCTCCGGCGCGCCGCGGAACAGGCCCGCGGCGCGGTCCCCGGCAGCCCCCCGTACGGCCCCGAACTCCTCGCCGACGCGATCCGCGCGCTCCTGGTCCAGATCCCGGTCTACCGCCCCTACGTCGTACCCGGCACTCCGGCCACCGACCTCGACACGGCCATGCTGGAGCAGGCCGCGGCGCAGGCCCGCCGGGAGTCCGCGCCGGAACTGGCGCCGGCCGTCGACTTCGTCCGGGACCTGGCGCTGGGCCGGGCGGCCGGCGCCGCCGCCGACGACTTCGTGCCCCGCTTCGCCCAGGTCGCCTCGGCGCTGCACGCCAAGTCCGTGGAGGACGCCGCCTTCTACCGGTACGTGCCGCTGCTGTCGCTCTGCGAGGTGGGCCGCGACCCGGGCGAACCGGCCACCACGCCCGCGGAGTTCCACGCCTACTGCGAGCGGATGCGGCGCGAGCGGCCCGCCACCGGGACGGTCCTGTCCACGCACGACACCAAGCGCAGCGCCGACCTGCGGCTGCGGCTGGCGGTCCTCACCGAACTCCCCGGTGCCTGGCGGGAGTGGCTGGAGGCGCCGGCGGGCGGTGCGGAGGCACCGGACCGCCACACCGAGTACACCGTCCGGCAGACCGGCGTCGGCCTCGGCTCCTGCCCGCCGGACCGGCTGGTCCCCGCCGCCCTCAAGAGCGTCCGCGAGGCCGGCCTGCACACCACCTGGACAGAGCAGGACGGCGCGTACGAGAAGGCCGTCGCCGACTTCACCGAGCAGGGGCCGTGCACGGCCGGCGCCGGCGGGGTCGTCACGTTCGTCCGCTCGCTGGCGCGCTACGAGTCAGCGAACAGCCTGGGCGCGGCGCTGCTGCACCTGACGATGCCGGGCGTGCCGGACGTCTACCAGGGCACGGAGCTGCCGGTGTACACCTTGGTGGACCCGGACAACCGCGCCCCGATGGGCAGCCCGGACGCCGGCCTCCTGCGCGAACTGCTGGCCGGCCGGGCGCCCGGCTCCTTCGCCGAGGAGAAGCTGCGGCTGACCGCGGTCGCCCTGCGGCTGCGCCGCGACCACCCGCACTGGTACGGGCCGGACGCCGGCTACGAACCGCTGGCAGCGGCCGGTCCGGCGGCCGGCCACTGCGTCGCCTTCGTCCGCGGCGGCGGCGCGCTGACCGCCGTCACCCGGCTCTCGCGCCGGCTGGAGGAGGCGGGCGGCTGGCGCGACACGGTCCTGCCGCTGCCGCCAGGACGCTGGCAGGACCGCCTCGGCGGCGGCGCGTACGAGGGCCGGGTGCCCCTGGCGGACCTGTTCGCCCACTCCCCGGTGGCACTGCTCACGGCCGTCAGCGGAAGCTGA